Proteins encoded in a region of the Candidatus Woesearchaeota archaeon genome:
- the pfdA gene encoding prefoldin subunit alpha — MEKNPQAYVDLELTNQKLKELDSQLEHVEMKLEQSVLAKNMITALTKASEGDELLIPVGAGTFITVKAGDISQIKQAIGAGLVVEKSSDETLKLLEEQQKTLLANQEALSKQYEETVEKAITLQTQIENSQQNN; from the coding sequence ATGGAGAAAAATCCACAAGCATATGTAGACTTAGAATTAACTAATCAAAAGCTCAAAGAACTGGATAGTCAACTTGAGCACGTAGAAATGAAACTAGAACAATCAGTACTTGCAAAAAACATGATAACAGCATTAACAAAAGCAAGTGAAGGAGATGAACTTTTAATTCCTGTAGGTGCTGGAACATTTATCACTGTTAAAGCAGGAGATATTTCTCAAATAAAACAAGCAATAGGTGCCGGACTCGTCGTTGAAAAATCATCCGATGAAACACTTAAACTTTTAGAAGAGCAACAAAAAACATTGCTTGCTAACCAAGAAGCATTATCTAAACAATACGAAGAAACGGTTGAAAAGGCAATAACATTACAGACGCAAATTGAAAATTCTCAACAAAACAATTAG
- the ftsY gene encoding signal recognition particle-docking protein FtsY, which yields MFKFLKTKIKDAVGKFTKSAEEEAETAEQLEGSQGAEETEQQQEAPQEKTSEEKPVVQPEEKQEEKIEKPIADSEPEPEPEPEPVISDQGSEKEASEEKQEAQDPESIEEVEEIKEDVKRQEEINENQEELHSQPEEKSETEESVEELALEETSEPEPEAEESVEEVKEELALEIKEELAKEETQTAPEEQELTTEEEVDEYEETGKKKRFLGNLFRKKDKEEKIEEKSKEPVFEPKPEEEKQEPVSKPEVEGVKEEPALEHKKEAKPVIEETSEPEPEPEPEPEVEEVKEVVVEAESDLQDADGPKSRKEAAHKELLEETTQDTTKKKKGFFGKLKERVVKFQLTEEKFEEIFWEFELALLENNVAVQVIEKIKKDMHEQLTQENVTRKSVEEVIIDTLKNSLKEILDVPAFDLLSNIKTKKPYVICMTGVNGSGKTTTLAKLIHYFQKNNISLVVAAADTFRAAAIQQLEEHTNKLGVKLIKHDYNADPAAVAFDAIKHATAKGLDVVLIDTAGRLQSNSNLMDELKKLIRVNKPDLNIFIGESITGNDCVEQAVAFNEAVGIDGIILSKADVDDKGGAAISVSYVTGKPILYLGTGQTYDDLEVFDKEKILANLGL from the coding sequence TTGTTTAAATTCCTCAAAACAAAAATTAAAGATGCTGTCGGTAAATTTACAAAGTCAGCAGAAGAAGAAGCCGAAACAGCTGAACAGCTAGAGGGCAGTCAGGGTGCTGAGGAAACGGAACAACAACAAGAAGCGCCACAAGAAAAAACTTCTGAAGAAAAACCTGTTGTACAGCCAGAAGAAAAACAAGAAGAAAAAATTGAAAAACCTATTGCTGATTCAGAGCCAGAGCCAGAGCCAGAGCCAGAACCTGTAATTAGTGATCAGGGTTCTGAAAAAGAAGCTTCTGAAGAAAAGCAAGAAGCACAAGATCCTGAATCTATAGAAGAAGTAGAAGAAATTAAAGAAGACGTAAAGCGACAAGAAGAAATTAACGAAAATCAAGAAGAATTGCATTCGCAACCTGAAGAGAAATCTGAAACAGAAGAATCTGTTGAAGAACTTGCTTTAGAAGAAACCTCCGAGCCTGAGCCTGAAGCTGAAGAATCTGTTGAAGAAGTAAAAGAAGAACTTGCTTTAGAAATTAAGGAAGAACTTGCTAAAGAAGAGACACAAACAGCTCCTGAAGAACAAGAACTAACTACTGAAGAAGAAGTTGATGAATACGAAGAAACAGGGAAGAAAAAAAGATTCTTAGGAAACTTATTTCGAAAAAAAGACAAAGAAGAAAAGATTGAAGAGAAATCTAAAGAACCTGTTTTTGAACCGAAACCTGAAGAAGAAAAACAAGAACCTGTTTCTAAGCCTGAAGTTGAAGGAGTAAAAGAAGAGCCTGCTTTAGAACATAAGAAAGAAGCTAAACCTGTAATTGAAGAAACCTCCGAGCCAGAACCTGAACCAGAGCCTGAGCCTGAAGTTGAAGAAGTAAAAGAAGTTGTTGTCGAAGCAGAATCTGACTTGCAGGATGCTGATGGGCCGAAATCCAGAAAAGAGGCGGCGCATAAAGAATTACTCGAAGAAACAACACAGGACACAACAAAAAAGAAAAAAGGTTTCTTTGGAAAACTCAAAGAACGAGTTGTTAAATTCCAACTTACTGAAGAAAAATTCGAAGAAATTTTTTGGGAATTCGAACTTGCACTTCTTGAAAACAACGTTGCAGTACAAGTAATTGAGAAAATCAAAAAAGATATGCACGAACAACTCACCCAAGAAAATGTGACGAGAAAAAGTGTTGAAGAAGTAATTATTGACACACTTAAAAATTCACTTAAAGAAATTTTGGATGTGCCAGCGTTTGATTTGCTTTCTAACATTAAAACTAAAAAACCTTATGTTATTTGTATGACGGGCGTGAATGGTAGTGGGAAAACAACAACGCTTGCAAAACTCATTCATTATTTTCAAAAAAACAATATTTCTCTTGTTGTCGCGGCAGCAGACACCTTTCGAGCAGCAGCGATACAACAACTCGAAGAACACACAAACAAACTTGGCGTGAAACTCATTAAACACGATTACAACGCAGACCCTGCAGCAGTAGCGTTTGACGCTATCAAACACGCAACAGCAAAAGGTCTTGATGTAGTTTTAATTGACACGGCAGGACGATTACAATCTAATAGTAACTTAATGGACGAACTTAAAAAACTCATTCGAGTGAATAAACCTGACCTGAATATTTTCATCGGCGAATCTATCACTGGAAATGATTGTGTTGAGCAGGCAGTCGCGTTTAATGAAGCTGTTGGTATTGATGGCATTATTCTTTCTAAAGCAGATGTTGATGATAAAGGTGGCGCAGCAATAAGTGTGAGTTATGTCACGGGCAAACCAATTCTTTATTTAGGTACAGGTCAGACGTATGATGACTTGGAAGTATTTGACAAAGAAAAAATCCTGGCTAATTTGGGACTTTGA